The Methanosphaera stadtmanae DSM 3091 genome includes a window with the following:
- a CDS encoding DNA-directed RNA polymerase subunit L, producing MKVIEEQPEKLVLEITGESHTICNILRKRLMDYDEVDAAAYDITHPLIGQPEFEIRSSNPRKSMTNAAKEVKEEALSFKDALIKGFEE from the coding sequence ATGAAAGTTATTGAAGAACAACCTGAAAAATTAGTATTGGAAATTACTGGAGAAAGTCATACAATATGTAATATTTTAAGAAAAAGACTCATGGATTATGATGAGGTTGATGCTGCTGCATATGATATTACACATCCTCTTATTGGACAACCAGAATTTGAAATTCGTAGTTCAAATCCAAGAAAATCAATGACTAACGCTGCAAAAGAAGTTAAAGAAGAAGCTTTATCATTTAAAGATGCATTAATTAAGGGATTTGAAGAATAA
- a CDS encoding transcription factor S: MEFCPECGKVLFPKDGKFTCDACGYEKGVTEESKKQYEVAEKVDKEDTVIVTDGNVKTLPTIKVICPKCGNKLAFWWLQQTRSADESETRFFRCTECDYTWREYD; the protein is encoded by the coding sequence ATGGAATTTTGTCCTGAATGTGGAAAAGTATTATTTCCAAAAGATGGTAAATTTACATGTGATGCATGTGGATATGAAAAAGGAGTAACTGAAGAATCAAAAAAACAATACGAAGTTGCTGAAAAGGTTGATAAAGAAGATACAGTGATTGTTACAGATGGAAATGTAAAAACATTACCTACAATAAAGGTTATTTGTCCAAAATGTGGTAATAAATTAGCATTTTGGTGGTTACAACAAACAAGAAGTGCTGATGAATCAGAAACAAGATTTTTCAGATGTACTGAATGTGATTATACTTGGAGAGAATATGATTAA
- a CDS encoding alpha/beta fold hydrolase, protein MNIESISPEYYTLKEFKFNNGKVLENQTVEYMTMGTPQYDDEGHITNAIIYFHGTSGNYGSIKRIGVALGENLPFDTNKFFFVSLSTLGTPGSSSPSTSKLNSDYPEYTILDMVNFNKKFLDECLNIVSPLGLIGNSMGGFEAVTWAAVYPDDISFLISLVSSYKVGGQNYVLSKVMNDIITSDKDFNNKKVTGDLKRALELSSKAMYSFGLSRQFYMDQSTSDIDKYMDEFAMEDSQEDVLDAYYRNNASMNYDLTDIISNITAKTLIIGIYEDQYFPPELDAIPMHTLIKDSTLVCFNSYLGHVGSSQLDKIHDELEDFLASFK, encoded by the coding sequence ATGAATATAGAATCAATATCGCCTGAATATTATACTTTAAAGGAATTTAAATTTAATAATGGTAAAGTACTTGAAAATCAGACTGTTGAATACATGACTATGGGTACACCACAGTATGATGATGAAGGACATATAACAAATGCTATAATATATTTCCATGGTACAAGTGGAAATTATGGATCAATAAAAAGAATAGGTGTGGCATTGGGTGAAAATTTACCCTTTGATACAAATAAGTTTTTCTTTGTATCTTTATCAACACTTGGAACACCAGGTAGTAGTAGTCCAAGTACTTCTAAATTAAATTCAGATTATCCTGAATACACTATATTAGACATGGTTAATTTTAATAAAAAGTTTTTAGATGAATGTTTAAATATTGTTTCACCATTAGGACTTATAGGTAATTCAATGGGGGGATTTGAAGCAGTAACATGGGCTGCAGTATATCCTGATGATATTTCTTTTTTAATATCTTTAGTAAGTAGTTATAAAGTTGGTGGCCAAAATTACGTTTTAAGCAAGGTTATGAACGATATTATAACATCTGATAAGGATTTCAACAATAAAAAAGTAACAGGAGATCTTAAAAGAGCTCTTGAATTATCTAGCAAGGCAATGTATTCCTTTGGATTATCTCGTCAATTCTATATGGATCAGTCCACATCTGATATTGATAAGTATATGGATGAATTTGCAATGGAAGATTCACAAGAAGATGTTCTTGATGCTTATTATAGAAACAATGCATCTATGAATTATGATTTAACAGATATTATTTCAAATATCACTGCTAAAACTTTAATTATTGGAATATATGAGGATCAATATTTTCCACCAGAATTAGATGCTATTCCAATGCATACTTTAATTAAAGATTCTACTTTAGTTTGTTTTAATTCATATCTTGGACATGTAGGTTCATCACAACTTGATAAGATTCATGATGAACTTGAAGATTTTCTTGCATCATTCAAATAA
- a CDS encoding exosome complex RNA-binding protein Csl4: MNHEENEIVLPGEILCTYEEYTPFDWTYVDEGYVKSSIYGRVSVDDVEKTISVISRNAPKQIKVGDTVIGYVTDVKAHKVLITIKKIVGSNRELVAAYKGYIHISKVSDEYNSTVYDLFKIGDIVEAEVNSILGPEYIELSTLQDNLGVIKAMCVNCRKYMKLNKKHVLECECGTIDSRKLSSKYGEYIDESY, translated from the coding sequence ATGAATCATGAAGAAAATGAAATAGTATTACCTGGAGAAATTCTATGTACTTATGAGGAATATACTCCCTTTGATTGGACATATGTTGATGAGGGATATGTTAAATCAAGTATTTATGGTAGAGTATCTGTTGATGATGTTGAAAAAACAATATCTGTAATTTCTAGAAATGCTCCAAAGCAGATAAAAGTAGGAGATACTGTTATTGGGTATGTGACTGATGTTAAAGCACATAAAGTACTAATTACAATTAAGAAGATTGTGGGTTCTAATCGTGAATTGGTTGCAGCTTATAAGGGTTATATTCATATATCAAAGGTATCTGATGAGTATAATTCAACAGTATATGATTTATTTAAGATAGGGGATATTGTTGAAGCAGAGGTAAACTCTATTTTAGGTCCAGAGTATATTGAATTATCAACTTTACAGGATAATCTAGGTGTTATAAAGGCAATGTGTGTTAATTGCCGTAAATACATGAAGTTAAATAAAAAACATGTGTTAGAATGTGAATGTGGAACTATTGATTCACGTAAATTATCAAGTAAATATGGAGAATATATAGATGAAAGTTATTGA
- a CDS encoding NUDIX domain-containing protein gives MSKYRNPALTVDTLIIDNNKIVLIKRLNNPFKNHWALPGGFVEYGEKVEDAAVREAKEETGLDITLDKLVGVYSDPNRDPRGHTVTVAYIAHIIGGKLHSDSDAKDAIFIEIDDLKDVDLAFDHEIIINDASL, from the coding sequence ATGTCAAAATATAGAAATCCTGCATTAACAGTAGATACTTTAATTATAGATAATAATAAAATTGTTCTCATAAAAAGATTAAACAATCCATTTAAAAATCACTGGGCTCTACCTGGAGGATTTGTGGAATATGGGGAGAAGGTTGAAGATGCTGCAGTGAGAGAAGCAAAAGAAGAAACTGGATTGGATATAACATTAGATAAACTAGTAGGGGTCTATTCAGATCCAAATCGTGACCCGAGAGGACATACTGTTACAGTAGCATATATTGCACATATAATTGGAGGAAAACTTCATTCTGATTCTGATGCAAAAGATGCAATATTTATTGAAATTGATGATTTAAAAGATGTAGATTTAGCATTTGATCATGAAATTATAATTAATGATGCTAGTTTATAA
- a CDS encoding 50S ribosomal protein L44e: MKIPRERRTYCPKCKKHTVHEVHTAKKRKASELKWGQRQFRRVTAGYRGYPRPLPSGSKPIKKLDLRYKCKECGKAHIKSSTNIRVGKVEWISQ, translated from the coding sequence ATGAAAATACCACGAGAAAGAAGGACTTACTGTCCAAAATGTAAAAAACACACAGTACATGAAGTACACACAGCAAAAAAAAGAAAAGCTAGCGAATTAAAATGGGGACAACGTCAATTTAGGCGTGTAACTGCTGGTTACAGAGGATACCCAAGGCCTTTACCATCAGGAAGTAAACCTATTAAAAAATTAGATTTAAGATACAAATGTAAAGAATGTGGAAAAGCTCACATTAAAAGTTCAACAAACATTCGTGTTGGAAAAGTTGAATGGATTTCACAATAG
- a CDS encoding TIGR00375 family protein: MIINADLHVHSKYSMATSKNMDPETMALESVKKGLDLVATGDAFHSGWLNELEDSLVEIDNTGIYKTNDTIETNNTKFITTTEVEDNQRIHHLIIIPSIEVAWNMRDEFTVKNMDADGRPRIRMNGAEIMDIARDYNCIIGPAHIFTPWTGLYKSYDSVTDCYGQQPDFVELGLSSDSDLADTIKELADYTFLTNSDSHSPWPHRIGREFNRMELKDLSFKSLCFSIKNNDIIENYGFDPRMGKYHETGCIDCHRIYNIHDAVECDMKCSCGGRIKKGVKGRIQELASFDKPHHPSHRPHYQYLLPLAELLSTVHDKGVTTKYVQTRYDRLLDLFGNEIDVLLNTPIEKIATVDMLLANVIKSYRDNTLDVIPGRGGQYGEVNYN, encoded by the coding sequence ATGATAATTAATGCAGATTTACATGTTCATAGTAAATATTCAATGGCAACTTCTAAAAATATGGATCCAGAAACAATGGCTCTTGAATCTGTTAAAAAGGGTTTAGATCTTGTGGCTACAGGTGATGCATTCCATTCTGGATGGTTGAATGAATTAGAAGATTCATTAGTGGAAATTGATAATACTGGAATTTACAAAACAAATGATACTATTGAAACTAACAATACTAAATTTATAACTACTACTGAAGTAGAAGATAATCAGAGGATACATCATTTAATTATAATTCCATCTATTGAAGTAGCATGGAATATGAGGGATGAATTTACTGTTAAGAATATGGATGCTGATGGAAGACCAAGAATTCGTATGAATGGTGCAGAAATTATGGATATTGCCAGAGATTATAATTGTATTATTGGTCCTGCTCATATTTTTACACCATGGACTGGTTTATATAAATCCTATGATTCAGTTACTGATTGTTATGGTCAACAACCTGACTTTGTAGAATTAGGTTTATCTAGTGATTCTGATTTGGCTGATACAATAAAGGAATTAGCAGATTATACATTTTTAACAAATTCTGATTCACATTCACCATGGCCTCATAGAATAGGTAGGGAATTTAATAGAATGGAACTTAAGGATTTATCATTTAAGTCGTTATGTTTTTCAATAAAAAATAATGATATAATTGAGAATTATGGTTTTGATCCTCGTATGGGTAAATATCATGAAACTGGATGTATTGACTGTCATAGAATATATAATATCCATGATGCAGTTGAATGTGATATGAAATGTTCCTGTGGTGGAAGAATAAAGAAGGGAGTAAAAGGTAGAATACAAGAGTTAGCATCGTTTGATAAACCTCATCATCCAAGTCATCGTCCACATTATCAGTATTTATTACCTCTTGCTGAGTTATTAAGTACTGTGCATGATAAGGGTGTTACTACGAAGTATGTTCAAACAAGATATGATAGATTGTTAGATTTATTTGGAAATGAGATTGATGTTTTACTTAATACTCCTATAGAAAAAATAGCCACTGTCGATATGTTGTTAGCTAATGTTATTAAATCATATAGAGATAACACTCTAGATGTAATTCCTGGTCGTGGAGGACAGTATGGTGAGGTTAATTATAATTAA
- the hpt gene encoding hypoxanthine/guanine phosphoribosyltransferase → MLDELKKSLLECPVVKKGDYYYFVHPISDGVPLVEPDLLNDIIDYIIDNYNLELIDKIVGIESMGIPLATALSIKTGIPFVVVRKRSYGLEGECQVHQQTGYSENELYINGIYENDNILLIDDVVSTGGTLLSVIKAFDRIGANLVNIILPIEKDQGREIVEKETGYTIDTLVRIKMVDGKVTIVED, encoded by the coding sequence ATGTTAGATGAGTTAAAAAAATCGTTATTAGAATGTCCTGTTGTTAAAAAAGGTGATTATTACTACTTTGTACATCCTATAAGTGATGGTGTACCTCTTGTAGAACCAGATTTATTAAATGATATTATTGACTATATTATTGATAATTATAATCTTGAATTAATTGATAAAATTGTAGGTATAGAATCAATGGGAATTCCATTGGCTACAGCTTTATCTATTAAAACAGGTATACCTTTTGTTGTTGTACGTAAAAGATCATATGGTCTTGAAGGTGAATGTCAAGTACATCAACAAACAGGTTACAGTGAAAATGAATTATATATCAATGGAATTTATGAAAATGATAATATATTACTTATAGATGATGTTGTAAGTACTGGTGGAACTCTTCTTAGTGTAATAAAAGCATTTGATAGAATTGGAGCAAATCTGGTTAATATTATTTTACCAATAGAAAAAGATCAAGGTAGGGAAATTGTAGAAAAAGAAACAGGATATACTATAGATACACTAGTTAGAATTAAAATGGTTGATGGAAAAGTTACAATTGTTGAAGATTAA
- the pcn gene encoding proliferating cell nuclear antigen (pcna), with amino-acid sequence MFKLVLSDPSIFKTSFDAISSIVDEVQIEVDSDGLRLNAIDRSHITYVHLELKESLFDIYECDKPIKLNLDTEELMKVLKRSKNDDVMELTVDVGNLILTFEGAVKKTFKVKLIDLEYDTPSQPDIPYDIKIPIPVSILKEAIQDIEIVSDRVSFEVDEDKLTLEAVGDFADAKIEYLHGEKINEKARAVYAISNIKEMLKAEKFSDNTYLSIGTDMPLTLYLELLNEEGLLSFLLAPRLEEED; translated from the coding sequence GTGTTTAAACTAGTATTAAGTGATCCAAGTATTTTTAAAACAAGTTTTGATGCAATTTCATCAATAGTTGATGAAGTACAAATAGAAGTTGATTCTGATGGACTTAGATTAAATGCAATTGACAGAAGCCATATTACATATGTACACCTGGAATTAAAGGAAAGTTTATTTGATATTTATGAATGTGATAAACCAATTAAATTAAATTTAGATACTGAAGAATTAATGAAAGTACTTAAAAGATCAAAAAATGATGATGTAATGGAATTAACAGTAGATGTTGGTAATCTTATTTTAACATTTGAAGGAGCAGTTAAAAAGACATTCAAAGTAAAACTTATAGATTTAGAATATGATACTCCCTCCCAACCAGATATTCCATATGACATAAAAATACCTATTCCAGTTTCAATACTTAAAGAAGCAATACAAGATATTGAAATAGTATCTGATAGAGTATCATTTGAAGTAGATGAAGATAAATTAACTCTAGAGGCTGTTGGAGACTTTGCTGATGCAAAAATAGAATATCTTCATGGTGAAAAAATAAATGAAAAAGCAAGAGCTGTTTATGCTATAAGTAATATTAAGGAAATGTTAAAAGCAGAAAAATTTTCAGACAACACATATCTCTCAATAGGTACAGACATGCCTTTAACATTATATTTAGAACTTCTAAATGAGGAAGGATTACTTTCATTCCTATTAGCACCTAGACTTGAAGAAGAAGATTAA
- a CDS encoding ArsR/SmtB family transcription factor, which translates to MDLEAVLDVIGCKTRRDILALLTEEPRFVSQISQQLNIGQKAIIGHLKAMEDLGLINPSYKKIERGRPRKYYEISQDIEIKIFIKPDTINMHMMGEEFTELYNIEERLYMGDHEAIEDLRTIIGKYKNALRYAEELLSQVENPEKHKTKTIITDITQTKAIPEVKIDQLKNLYNK; encoded by the coding sequence ATGGATTTAGAAGCAGTACTTGATGTAATTGGCTGCAAAACAAGACGAGATATATTAGCATTACTTACAGAAGAACCACGTTTTGTAAGTCAAATATCACAACAACTAAATATAGGCCAAAAAGCAATCATAGGTCACTTGAAAGCTATGGAAGATCTTGGACTTATAAACCCATCATACAAAAAAATAGAAAGGGGACGACCAAGAAAATATTATGAAATATCCCAAGATATAGAAATAAAAATATTCATAAAACCAGACACTATCAATATGCACATGATGGGTGAGGAATTTACAGAATTATATAATATAGAAGAAAGATTATATATGGGAGATCATGAAGCAATAGAAGACCTAAGAACCATAATAGGAAAATATAAAAATGCTCTAAGATATGCTGAAGAATTATTAAGTCAAGTTGAAAACCCTGAAAAACACAAAACAAAAACTATAATCACTGATATCACACAGACAAAAGCAATACCTGAAGTTAAAATAGACCAACTAAAAAATTTATATAACAAATAA
- a CDS encoding RNA-protein complex protein Nop10, which yields MKFQMRKCKECGEYTLEESCPECNVKTGVIFPARYSPQDKYGKYRRILKRQQMEK from the coding sequence ATGAAATTTCAGATGAGAAAATGCAAAGAATGTGGAGAATATACATTAGAGGAATCATGTCCAGAATGTAATGTTAAAACTGGAGTAATATTTCCTGCAAGATATTCACCACAAGATAAATATGGTAAATATAGACGTATTTTAAAAAGACAACAAATGGAAAAATAA
- a CDS encoding translation initiation factor IF-2 subunit alpha, translating into MVRMSKEWPEEGDLIVGTVHKVLGYGAFAKLEEYEGKEAFIHISEVSSGWVKNIRDYVRENQKIVARVLRVNPKKGHVDASLKRIREDQRTRRMQQWKIEQKAEKLLEISAKSINKTLDEAYDEVGYLIMEEFGDLYEGFELASDDGENVLLDVDVSPEWAKIITEVAKKNISTPEVQITGYVDLTSYKSNGVEIIIEALQSIESDNVEVQCVGSPTYRIMVTTEDYPTAEKILSEAANKCIGIVEENDGEGSFHRELED; encoded by the coding sequence ATGGTTAGAATGAGCAAAGAATGGCCTGAAGAAGGTGATCTAATTGTTGGAACCGTACATAAAGTATTAGGATATGGTGCATTTGCAAAACTAGAAGAATATGAAGGTAAAGAAGCTTTTATTCATATTTCTGAAGTATCTTCGGGTTGGGTTAAAAATATACGAGATTATGTTAGAGAAAATCAAAAAATTGTAGCTCGTGTATTAAGAGTTAATCCTAAAAAAGGTCATGTAGATGCATCTCTTAAACGTATACGTGAAGATCAAAGAACACGTAGAATGCAACAATGGAAAATAGAACAAAAAGCTGAAAAATTATTAGAAATATCTGCTAAATCAATTAATAAAACTTTAGATGAAGCTTATGATGAAGTAGGATATTTAATAATGGAAGAATTTGGAGATTTATACGAAGGATTCGAATTAGCATCAGATGATGGGGAAAACGTACTTTTAGATGTGGATGTTAGTCCAGAATGGGCTAAAATAATTACAGAAGTTGCTAAGAAAAATATATCAACACCTGAAGTACAAATAACAGGGTATGTGGATCTTACCTCATATAAATCAAATGGTGTTGAAATAATTATTGAAGCTCTTCAATCTATTGAATCAGATAATGTTGAAGTTCAATGTGTTGGATCACCTACATACAGAATCATGGTAACAACTGAGGATTACCCTACAGCTGAAAAAATATTAAGTGAAGCAGCTAATAAATGTATTGGAATTGTTGAAGAAAATGATGGGGAAGGTTCTTTCCATCGTGAATTAGAAGATTAA
- a CDS encoding proteasome assembly chaperone family protein, translating to MENETKITEIGEVNLNNPIVIEGLPGIGFVGKIVVDQIVKHLNGEKFAELQSDYFPPQVTMKEDGLIEHMKMEFFYIKDFGENNQDIVLLTGNTQGSDFEGQIMISKVLMNYFEDLGSEKIFTIGGLGTGELSERSKVFVAGNNKDLIDEILEIDNTEVRKDEGGAIVGASGLLLYYAQQKGIDAACLMGETPGFYVDPSSAKEVLFVLFKLFGFELDFEELDEQIKVTNERLALNPKFNQNMVEHGVNQPGEDLRYIG from the coding sequence ATGGAAAATGAGACAAAAATAACAGAAATAGGGGAAGTAAACTTAAATAATCCAATAGTTATTGAAGGATTACCAGGAATTGGTTTTGTAGGAAAAATCGTTGTAGACCAAATAGTTAAACATTTAAATGGTGAAAAATTTGCAGAACTTCAATCAGATTATTTCCCTCCACAAGTTACAATGAAAGAGGATGGACTTATTGAACATATGAAAATGGAATTCTTTTATATTAAAGATTTTGGAGAAAATAATCAGGATATAGTATTATTAACGGGAAATACTCAAGGATCTGATTTTGAAGGACAAATAATGATTTCTAAAGTATTAATGAATTATTTTGAAGATCTTGGTTCAGAAAAAATCTTTACAATTGGTGGATTAGGTACTGGTGAATTAAGTGAAAGAAGTAAAGTATTTGTTGCTGGAAATAATAAGGATTTAATCGATGAAATACTTGAAATCGACAATACTGAAGTTAGAAAAGATGAAGGTGGAGCAATAGTTGGAGCTTCTGGATTATTATTATATTATGCACAACAAAAAGGTATTGATGCTGCATGTCTAATGGGAGAAACACCTGGATTTTATGTAGATCCTAGCTCAGCAAAGGAAGTATTGTTTGTATTATTTAAATTATTTGGATTTGAATTAGACTTTGAAGAATTAGATGAGCAAATAAAAGTTACAAATGAAAGATTAGCTCTTAATCCAAAATTTAACCAAAATATGGTGGAACATGGTGTAAATCAACCTGGTGAAGATCTACGTTATATTGGTTAA
- the grpE gene encoding nucleotide exchange factor GrpE yields the protein MTEEEKTKSEAEEIEQNNKEEEQEKSVEELLEEKEQEIQQYKDKLQRIHADFENFKKRSIKEKQEFVKFANEGLILKVLEAYEDLERALEVKEDKNLREGVELIYKKLTKILEDEGVEPIETKNQKFDPYKHEALMTEDNDDYENNEIIQDLQKGYTLNSKVIRYSKVKVCKK from the coding sequence ATGACAGAAGAAGAAAAAACAAAAAGTGAAGCAGAAGAAATAGAACAAAACAACAAGGAAGAAGAACAAGAAAAATCAGTAGAAGAACTTCTTGAAGAAAAAGAACAAGAAATACAACAATATAAAGATAAACTACAAAGAATACATGCAGACTTTGAAAACTTCAAAAAACGTTCTATTAAAGAAAAACAAGAATTTGTCAAATTTGCCAATGAAGGCTTAATACTTAAAGTACTGGAGGCATATGAGGATTTAGAAAGAGCTCTTGAAGTTAAAGAAGATAAAAACTTAAGAGAAGGTGTAGAGCTTATCTATAAAAAACTCACAAAAATCTTGGAAGATGAAGGAGTAGAGCCAATAGAAACAAAGAATCAGAAATTTGATCCATATAAACATGAGGCTCTAATGACTGAAGATAATGATGATTATGAGAATAATGAAATCATCCAAGACCTACAAAAAGGATATACATTAAATTCAAAAGTCATACGATACTCAAAAGTTAAAGTATGTAAAAAATAA
- the dph2 gene encoding diphthamide biosynthesis enzyme Dph2, whose amino-acid sequence MATIDYDYKIDVIRDKIEEIGASNVILQFPEGLKVDAMDVADRISEVVDDVNIIIDADPCFGACDLADNKVNHHIDLVVHFAHTPLPIKTECPTLFIEAYSSADVEVPIKDALSSLDDNVKTIGLVTTTQHIHKLDEMISLIEDEGYIVKLDNGMGTSQAQVLGCNFTSIKNLDVDVIIYVGSGDFHALGVKLFTKKPVLLADPFTGKSRDIEAFYDKILRVRFARITKAKEAKSYGIIISSKKGQLRFDLAISLQNLIKKHGFKAKLLNMDYISPDRLLPFDLDAFVMTACPRIAIDDSAMYKKPVLTPGELEIVLGIRDWDDYQMDEIIIHDEQT is encoded by the coding sequence ATGGCAACAATAGATTATGACTATAAAATAGATGTTATTCGAGATAAAATCGAAGAAATAGGTGCTTCTAATGTTATTTTACAATTTCCAGAAGGACTTAAAGTTGATGCAATGGATGTTGCAGATAGAATTAGTGAAGTTGTAGATGATGTTAACATTATAATAGATGCAGATCCATGTTTTGGGGCATGTGATTTAGCAGATAATAAAGTAAATCATCATATTGATTTAGTTGTGCATTTTGCACATACTCCATTGCCTATTAAAACAGAATGTCCTACTTTGTTTATAGAAGCATATTCTAGTGCTGATGTTGAAGTTCCAATTAAAGATGCATTATCTAGTTTAGATGATAATGTTAAAACAATTGGTCTTGTAACAACAACACAACATATTCATAAATTAGATGAAATGATTTCATTGATAGAAGATGAAGGTTATATTGTAAAACTTGATAATGGTATGGGAACCTCTCAAGCACAGGTGTTAGGTTGTAATTTTACGTCTATAAAGAATTTAGATGTTGATGTTATAATCTATGTGGGAAGTGGAGATTTTCATGCTCTTGGAGTTAAATTATTTACAAAAAAACCTGTTCTATTGGCTGATCCATTTACTGGTAAGTCAAGGGATATTGAAGCATTTTATGATAAGATTCTTCGTGTAAGATTTGCAAGAATAACTAAAGCTAAAGAGGCAAAATCATATGGAATTATAATTTCTTCAAAAAAAGGTCAATTACGTTTTGATTTAGCCATATCATTACAAAATTTAATTAAAAAGCATGGATTCAAGGCTAAATTACTAAATATGGATTATATTTCTCCAGATAGGTTATTACCATTTGATTTGGATGCATTTGTAATGACTGCATGTCCAAGAATTGCTATTGATGATAGTGCAATGTATAAGAAGCCTGTTTTAACACCAGGTGAATTGGAAATTGTGTTAGGTATTAGGGATTGGGATGATTATCAAATGGATGAGATTATAATCCATGATGAACAAACATGA
- a CDS encoding 30S ribosomal protein S27e, with the protein MPKQQSNFLKVKCGDCENHQIIFDHAASTVKCVICGKTLVEPKGGRSKICAQIVEVLDH; encoded by the coding sequence ATGCCTAAACAACAAAGTAATTTTTTAAAAGTTAAATGTGGTGACTGTGAAAACCACCAAATAATATTTGATCATGCAGCATCAACAGTAAAATGTGTTATCTGTGGTAAAACATTAGTTGAACCAAAAGGTGGCCGTTCTAAAATTTGTGCACAAATTGTAGAAGTTCTAGATCACTAA